One Chitinispirillales bacterium ANBcel5 genomic window, TCGGTGCCGCCATTTTTTTCGACCAGCATGCCTATGAGAGTAAGAATGTTCTCCATCACACGCGCTCCGCCCTTCTCTGCCTCGGTGGGGATTCGTGTAACATGCTTGCTTTCACCTTTTTCTGTAAGGATTATACCTTTAAGGTTAGTTCCTCCAAGATCGATACCGATTGCGACTTTTTCCATTTTCACGCTCCGTTTTTAAGAATGGGATACTTTAAAGAGTTAAAATAGTTTTTGTGCAAACACCTGAAACGGGTGTATTTTTGACTGATGACCACCAGATTACGAATAATTGACGATAGTGCTCACGAGCCGCGCTTTAATATGGCTGCAGATTACTACCTTTTAAAAAATTGCAGCAAAAGCGACTGCGTAAACGTGCGCATCTACAGTTGGACCGTCCCCTCCATTACCCTGGGTTATATGCAAAACGCTCAGGAAGTGCTCGATATGGAAGCAATAAAGCGGGACGGGGTGCACTATATCAGGCGGCCCACCGGCGGAAGAGCGGTTCTTCATGATGATGATATCACCTATAGCTGTATCTTCCCCCACGCGGTGACCTCGATGGGGACCTCCATTGCACAAACCTATGCCATTATCACCCGCTGTTTAATTGATGGCCTTAAGCGCTGCTCCATCCCCTGTGATACTCACGACTCCTACGATGAATTCAGGGAACTTAAACGGGAGATAAAACTGCCCTGCTTTTTAAGCCCCAACAGAGATGAAGTGATGGTGGGGGGGCGAAAGCTTGTTGGCTCTGCCCAAAAACGTACTATCGATGGAGTGTTGCAGCATGGCTCGATTCCGCTAAGCTGTGCCTACCGAAGACTTCCGGAGTATCTTCAA contains:
- a CDS encoding lipoate--protein ligase family protein, translating into MTTRLRIIDDSAHEPRFNMAADYYLLKNCSKSDCVNVRIYSWTVPSITLGYMQNAQEVLDMEAIKRDGVHYIRRPTGGRAVLHDDDITYSCIFPHAVTSMGTSIAQTYAIITRCLIDGLKRCSIPCDTHDSYDEFRELKREIKLPCFLSPNRDEVMVGGRKLVGSAQKRTIDGVLQHGSIPLSCAYRRLPEYLQIDDKSRRVQKRALEAKSISINEVNPEISPQKLIGEIIEAFIANLPFEQIVRGGWSHEEFREINAVAQSPDFVQSFL